The genomic region CGCCTCGCGGTCGCCGCAGTTCGGACACACGTCTCCGAGACTTACCGCCTCCACCACCGGGTCATCCGGAACCGGCGGCACATGGTCGACATGCAGCGCCTTGACGACGAGGGCCTCCTTACCCCGTTCGAGTTCACCGGCCGTACCCGCCCGAAAGTCGTCCGCCTCGATACCGACGAGGTCCAGGTAGGCGCGAAGGCGATGGCCGATTGGGTTGCTGGCTGTGCGGCCGCGATTCTGGACGACGGCCTCGACGCCACCCTGTATGGCCCGGTGGCGGGGTTGCTCTTTTCGCGCCTGGGCGGGTCGGTGGACGACCTTTGCGCCGTCCTCGAACATCGCGTCTCAGGAACGACGACGCCGGGTTTGCTGTCGGCCGAGGAGGCCGTCCACGCGGCCGCCCCGACGCTGCAGATCGAAGCCGAGGTGCTCGCCGACCTGCGCGCGGTACGCGGCGCCGATGGGCTTGATGCGTTGGCAGCGGCTATCGCGAAGCGCTCCAAGGCGCCCGCCAAGGCGATCGTCTTCTGCGGCCGTGGTTCGCTTGCGGGAGACCTGGCCGATCGGATTCCTGTGGGCGAAGGGATGGTCAAGCATGTTCACGCCCATCTCGGGAGCCAGGTAGAGGCCGAACGCGAACAGGCGACCGCCGCCTGGCTCGCTGACGGCGGCGTTCTTGTCGTCGACGAGACCGGCGACGTGGGCCGCAACTTCCAGGAGGCCGACCTTGCCTTCCACATCCGGATTCCAGGCAACCCCAACGCGCTTGAACAACGGATCGGGCGCCTGGATCGCTATGGCAACCAGCGCGCCGCGCAGCAGTTCGTGGTCGCCGACGACGACCGTGACGGGATCAGCACGGCCTGGCTTACCCTGCTCGTGAATGGCTTTGGGATCTTCGACGCCTCCACCTCGGCCTTCCAGGAGGTTGCCGACAAGCTCGCTGGCGACGTATGGACAGCGCTGCTGACAGATGGGGTCGAAGCGTTGCTCGAGCGTTCTGAGCCGATCAAGGCGGCGCTTCTCCGCGAGAAGCGCCGGATCAACGAACTGGATGCGCTCGAGGCCAGCTTCAACGGCCAGTCCGACGGAGAAGAGATGGCAAGGGCGATCGCGGCGTACGAAGAGGACAGCGCTGGAATCGAGAATGCATATCGCAAGCTCATCGAAGGAGATGAAGGGTACCGATTCGTCGGAAATCATAAGCGCGACGGGAGCATCTCCTTCGAGCGGGATTACCAGGACAAGCCGTTGCTCAGCGACCGTCTGCTCGCCCGGCTCATCAGCGTGGAGAACGCACGGACCGGATTCTTCGACCGTTGGAGCGTAACCCCAGCACGACGGCTGTTCCGCCGCGGTAACCCGTTCATCGACGGTCTCGAACTCCTTCTCGACCTCGACGATCGTGGCCAGGCGGTCGCCATGTGGCGGCTCGATTCACGCTGGCCGGGCGACCCACTGGCATTCTTCGGGTTTGACTTTCTCATTGAGGCCGATCTGGAGCCGATCCTCACGATTCTTGACGGTCAGGCGCAGGTCGAGCCAATCGCGCGGCGTCGCGCCGATGCGGCGTTCCCGCCGCAGCACCAGCGGGTATGGGTACCGGTCTCCACCCGGGAGCCAGTCGCCGAGACCAGGCAGGTCGGCTACCTCAACCAGCCGTTCGTCAAAGGCCGAGATGTCAATCTGAACCTGGAGCGCATCCCCGCGCTGCACACCCTGGTTGGCGGTGAGCAGTACCTGGCCCCTATCGCCGAGGAGTGCTTCGCTGTGGCTCGCACGCACGTCGACCGAGTGGCCGACGTCGTGGCGACTTCCCGGCGGGCCGCCGCACGTGTTAGCCGGGAGACCGAGATGCTCCTCGCACAGAGCCGAGCGCGCGCCCGGGCTGCGGGCCTGGTCGCCGATCCGGCAGCACTGGAGGCCGAGGTCGCGATGAGCCGTGCCATACAGGCCGGGGTATCTGACCCGCTGATCCGACTCAGCGGTGTCAGTTGTATGGTTGCGTCGGCGCAGTCCTGGGCTGACTATGTCTAGGGACGACATCGCCACGCTGCAGGCCGCGTTGAACTCCTGGCCGGAGATGCCTGACCAGGCGATCGGGGCCGAACTCAGCGATGCCTGTCGGCGGACTCTGGACGCGCTGCGTGGCCTGGGGACTCCAGCCACCGGTTGGCTGGACATCGCAGCCTTGGTGCGGCAGGTGCTGCTCACAACTCAGGTGACCTATGGAGGGGACCCGTTCCTGATCGTGCCCGAGATCGCCCCGTGGCCCGATCTCGACCAATGGAACCGGGTCCGCTGCTCAGCGATCGCGACTGTAGATGGACGGCGTCTGATCCAAGCGGAGGACTGGTCGCCGCCGGCCTCCTTGCTCGACGACGGAGTCGGGGACGACCTCGCGCGCTTGCAGGTACGCGCCGCCTACCGCGACGCCGATCCGAGTTATGACAACGCCGTGACGGCCGACCCGTTTTGGAGAGCTGCGCATGGTTACGACGTCTACCGCGGCGAGCCCCAACGGCAGGCGGCGCGGGCGGCTGTCCTCAGCGATGGGGGGTCGGTGATCGTCGCACTCCCGACCGGGCGAGGGAAGACGGCGGTGGCCTGGTCGAAGGCGCTGATGTCAAGCGTAGGCGTCACCATCGTCGTGGTGCCCACGGTCGTACTGGCCCTCGACATGGAACGCAGAACCCAAGATGCCTCCCGTGAGCGGGAGCAGAAGGGGAAGCCTGCGCTGAGCCCTCTCCTCCGGTACGCGTACGTCGGCTCACTGGCACCCGACGTTAAGCGGCAGTTGCGCGAGGCGGTACGTGCCGGCACCCAACGCCTGCTCTACACCTCGCCCGAGGCACTCGTCTCCAGTCTGGCCGCGGCAGTTATGGAGTGCGCACGTAACGGCCTGCTGCAGCAGGTGGTGATCGATGAAGCGCACCTAGTTGACCAGTGGGGCGCCGACTTCCGGTCCGAGTTCCAAACGATGCCCGGTCTAATCCGGAACGCCTACGAAGCCGCGCCCAAGGCGGCGAAGCCGTCTGTACTGCTGCTCAGCGCGACGCTCGCCCAGCGACCGGTCGATGTGCTCGCCCGCCTATTCGCGCTAGGTGACCGCCCGGTCGACCTGGTCTGGGGATCCGAAACCCGGACAGAACCGGCGTTCTTCTTCCGTAATCACGACGACGAGAATGCGCGAACGACTTCAGTTCTCGAGGCTGTCGCTCGACTGCCGCGTCCACTGATCCTGTACACCTCCACCGTTTCTGATGCGGAGAGCTGGGCCGTCCGTCTGCGTGCCGCCGGCCTCGCCAGAGTCGGCAGCATCACTGGCAAGTCTGGTGAGACCGAGCGCCGATCGGTGATGGAAAGATGGAGAGGCAGAACCGACCACAGAATCGCCGCGCAAACCTCCCTCGACGTGGTGGTTGGTACGTCGGCATTCGGACTCGGCCTCGACATGCCCAATGTGCGGACGGTCCTACACGCCTGCCTGCCGGAGACTATCGACCGCTATTACCAGGAGATCGGTCGAGCAGGGCGCGACGGGCGTCCATCGTTAGCGTTTCTCTGCCGTGGTCCAGGGGACCTGCGCATCGCGAAGTCCCTCAACGACGTCTCGATGATCGGGGATGACCTAGGCTGGCAACGATGGCGACGCCTGCTCATGTCCGCGACTCAGGCGCCGGACAGCCACCTCCGCTACCGAGTGCCGAAAAGCACTCTGCCCGTCTACCTCGAGACCGGCTACGGACGGTCGGCGCGGTGGAACGTGCGCACGTTGACCCTGATGGCACAGGCCGGCATCATTCGGCTACGGGTACCGGAATTCACGCCGGATCCAAACCAGTCTGCATCCGCCCAGCAGGAAGCTCGCGATGCGTTCTATCGCGAGGTTGAGGACCTGCTCGATTTCGAAATCCTCGACGGCAAATTGCAAGCGCAAGAGGCCTGGAAGGCGGCCTTGGGGTCGGTGCGCGGCGAAGTGCGGGCGGCTCAAGGGCATGCATTGCAGTCCCTGCTCACCCTCGCCACCGGCGAGGAGTGCGCCGGCCGGGTCATCGCCCGCCACTATGCCGTACGCCACGGGGGCGGGAAGTTCCACACCAGCCCGGCCTGCCGGGGTTGCCCGGTCTGCCGACGCGAACCGAGACGTGCGCCCGGAATCCATCCGGCCGAACCGTGCCCGTCGCTGCCGGCTCCTCACCGGATCTCCGATCCGCTGGCATCATCGCGCGGAGACGACCCGTTCCTCTTCATCCGGATCGACTACGGCGACGACGTCGGCCCCCTGCTCGCCCGGTTCGCACAGCGCGGCGCCCAGGCGTTCAGTATCAGCACCAACTTGGCCGCACGTCTGCAGCGTGACGTACGCACGCCGATTATCCGCGACGACCCGGCATCCGTCGCGACCCTAATTGAGAACTACTCGGGACTCGTTGTCATTATGACGTCGTTACTGCTCGAGGAGTCGGTGCGGCAACGGATCGCCCGGGGGCAACTCACCTACGTGTTGGGGCCGCCAGATCTGCCCGACCCGGAGAAGCCGGGCAACCTGTTGCGAGACACTCGGAAGAGCATCACAGCAATGTCAGCGTTGGGGAGAATGTGACGTGGAGTACTTGAACCCGAGCCCGGCGTCCTTCCTGCCCCAAGTGATGTGGCTGACGTACCGGACCGTCATGGAGCGACCGGGCCTCGGGGCCGACGACATACTCGAACTCCTCGCGCCAGCAGCGATGCGACAGCGGACGCCGCGCGGGGATGGCGTGCACGTCCAGCGTGCTCTCGATGCCCTGCGCCATCTCAGCCTCGTCCGAAGCGAGGACGGCAGATTCACCGCCGACCGGGTGACCAACGCGGCTGCGTTCCTGCGGGTGTTGCGACATCGGGTGGTGAGCCCGCCGGATACGTTCGGGCCAGAATTCGACGCGCCCGACGACCTCCGCCGTGGATTGATTTGGCTACTGAGGCAGTCGCCAACTAAGCCGCTCGACTTCGACCTCGACGTGCGCCCGGTAACCACGGCCTTCACCAATGACACCCGCTGGAACACCTTTCGGCCGTGGTGCGAGGTGCTCGGTTTCGGGCAAGTGGTACTCGGCGTGCTCGCCGGGCCTGGTCAGAAGCAGGGGGGCGGCAAGCTCATCCCCAACCCGACCGGTGCCGTAATCGACGCGATCCGTGAGCCATTCGGCGATCCCTTGCCGCGCGACGAGCAGATCCCGATCACTCAACTGGTCGCGTTCCTCCGTGCGGAGATCCCCGTTCTCCCCGGTCACCCGAGTGCCACTTATGACGGTCTCACCGGCGAAGCCGATGAGGCATTGCGTGCGCTTGGCTTGGCCCTCACTAGCGCAGAAGAGCGGCAGATCCTGGACATGACCTATCAATCCGACCCCTCGAGCGTGATGGCGCTTCACGACGCCCATGACGGCCGCCCACGGTACGTCTCAACCGTCACGATTCGGATGTGAGGGCGATGAGTACACAGGTCAACTTCGTCTGCTGGTCCGCCGACACCGTCACCGCAACCATCCCAACCGAGGCAGCGACGCCGTCGGACGCGGTGCTTCTCGGAACCCACTCACCGCTACGGATCACGCGCCGGGGAGGCAAGGGCGGCCATGCCGCCGAGGAGCTCATCACCGAGCACGAAGTGCTCGAGGAGTTCCTCGCCGCCGAGCCCAACAATGGTGTCCTCGTCGCCACCGTCATCGGCAAGTCTGGCGCCGGCAAGTCGCACCTCGTCCGGTGGGCCAAGGCGAACATGCCCGAAGCAACCGGACGGCGCCTGATCTACTTGCAGAAGACCGAAACCAGCCTTAAAGATGTGGTCGAGGCCCTCCTCGTCGACCAGCATGACCCGGCCTTCGACGAAATCCGACGCCGGGTCTCAACCCTCGGCAGTGGCATGACCGTCGACGAGATGGAGCAGCGGATCCTCAATGAGATAGCCGAGGCTCTCCGCGTCCACGAGGCACCGACGCCCCTGGGCAAAGCCCTGGTCGGTGACAACGGCCTAGCGCTCTTCTTCTTGGACCCACTCTTCCGGCAGCATCTGCTGCGCGAGGACTCGTTTGTGAAGCGCCGGGCCAAGCACGCTCTGCGCGGGCGTGACGCCGACGAACCGGATGTCCCTCTGGAGTTCACCGTTGACGAACTCCCACTCGACATCGGCGAGTTCGCGAACATCCGTGAGGCCGCCGCCACGACCCAGAAGATCTTCCGAAGGCTGTCGAGCAGCGCACAACTCCAGGTCGAGGCAGTCGCCCTGCTCAACGAGTTGTTCGATGTCGCGGTCACGAAGGCCGCTAGCCTGGGCGTGGGCGACGTAAGTCAGGCCTTCAAGAAGATCCGCGAGAATCTCGTCGGCCAGGAGATCGTCCTGCTCATCGAGGACGTGGCGCTGATCCAGGGCGTGCGTCGCGACCTACTCGACGCTGTCGTCGAGGTTGGGGTGGTGCAAGGTGAGCAGAGATACGCGACCGTACGCACAATGATGGCGGTCACCGATGGTTACTACACCGATTCGCTCCCGGAGACCTTCAAGCGGCGGGCAGAGGCTTCGTCGCCGCTCTATGAGGTCGATGTCGACCTCGACAGCAGTGCTGCGGACGAGCAGGACCTGATCGACTTCGTCGGCCGCTACCTCAATGCCGCACGGGTCGGCAAGGACGATCTTGAGGCGGCGACCCCTCAGGTACCGAATCACTGCGCGAGTTGCCGGTTCCAGGCTCCGTGCCACGACAACTTCGGGGCTTCCTCCGACGGCTACGGGCTCTACCCGTACAACAGGCCGGCGATCGTTCAGGCCGTCCGCGCGTGCGCCGAGCGAGATCAGGCGCGGCTCAACTTCAATCCGCGCAAGGTACTCTCGCGCGCTGTCCGCGACGTGCTCAACGACAACGTCGACGTCATTCGCGAAGGACTCTTCCCCCTGGCGACCTTCCTCGCCGCGGAGGTTGAAAACGTCGGAGTGCAGCACCTGCCGCTGAGTGTCCGGGAACGGATCGAGGAGCAGTACCCAAACGACGAGGCGGAGCGTCTGACGACTCTTCTAAATTTTTGGGGCGACGGCGGTCGCAAGGTGATCCCGGCAGGCATCCTTACGGCGTTCTCGCACGAGCCGATCCCAGCGGATCTCTTCGACGAGCGGCAGACTGACGAACCTGGCGCGGACGGCGCAGGGGTCACCAGGGACGACGGGCCCATCCCTCCCTCGGTCCTCAAGCAACTCGAGGCAATCGACAACTGGTCGACTGGCCAGACATTGCCCCAAGGTCTGGCCAACGAGATGCGGTCGGTGCTGCGGGAGGCCATCCTCGCCCGACTCACCTGGCTCGACCCGGTCATAAAGGAACCGGACAGCGCGTCACTGAAGAAGGCGATTCCGACGAACGCACGCGGAATCTCGATCGCAGGCGCGTCAGAGAACCTACAGAACTCGAACCCGGTCCTAGTAGTTCCGCGGACGGCGCGGATGGCGCGCATGTTTCGCGGGCTGGTGATGCTCCGTGCAGGGTTCCCAGAGCGTGCTGGTGAGGCCTTGCCGCGGCTCGACGCCCTCGCTGAGTCGGCCGTCGTCGAGACGCGAAAGAGAGTGATCGCCGAACTAGCCGTAGACGACGCATCGCTGATCGACGCAGCGGCATCGCTGCTGCGCGGCGCAGCGGCCTCCGGTCGGCTGCCGGCGAAGGCCAAGGAGCTCGACCTGGTTAACGCCGTGCTCTGGTCCGAACCGGGACACCATCGTCCGGACGCCGGTGGTCGTGCCCCGCAGTGGACAGCCGCCTACGCGATCTACCTCGCCGCGCGCGCCACCGTCGTTGATCGATTCCTCGCCGGGGTCGGCGCCGCACAAGGCACTGGCGCGGTGCACGCGGTGGACATTCACCGCTTGTTGCCGATTGTCCGTCAAGCCATGGCTCGCGCCGAGGCGGGTGGCCAGGTCGTCCCCGAGTGGTGCGCGGACGCAGACCGAAAGTTGAGGGCTCTTGAACGCTTGGCACCAGTTCAACTTGAGTATTGGCGAGGACTCACCTCTCGTATCCGGCGGCACATGCCCGCTGGCACGAGCTACGGAGATACGGTCGGCGCAGTCATCGAAGCCGCCACAGTCGGTCATGCCCACGGGCTGGTCAAGGTCAACGACCTAGCGGCGCTAAACGCGCGTAACGAGACCGCGAAGTCCTGGGATTCAGGCAGCATCGGCGAGGTCGAGAAACTGCTCGCCGAAGCCGAGAGCGCGCCCGCGCTGACCCTGCTGGCACTGGCCGGCACCGAAGCGGGCGCCGAACTGCCAGCGATTGCTGATTTCCTTGATTCGACGGCCGCTTGGGTCGACGCAGGATTGCGGGAAGCTGAAGCCAACGGAGGCGTAGCGACCGATCTAGATGCCCAGATCGATGCGACGATCGCGACCTGGTTTGGAATCCTCGGCGACCACGCGAAACGTGAGGCAGGCTCGGAACTTCCAGGGACACCACAAACGTCGCCGGCGACTCAACTGGCGACCCAAGAAGGGAGCGCGCACTGATGTCTGAGGCGACAACGACCAACACCCTGGCGCTCCGGACCAGGCGCCTCAGTGCCTTGGCGCGCGCGAAGCGCGATAATGAGGGCGAAACGCAAGCGCAGGGTCAGGTGGCCACCGCGCTGTACAAGCTCAATGGCCTGCTCATCGAACTGGACTCCAGCCTCAAGACCCGCCGGGCGCTCGTGCGGGCCGGTGTGACGTTACCGCCACTCGACGGTCTCTCCAAGCCTGCAACCGCGCTGCGAGATCACTTTAAGAACGTTGGTCGACCAGCAGCGCAGTTCCTCACTGCCCGTTCAAAGGACGTCGCCAAGCTGCGCGACACGATGACCGGGAGTCACAAACAGGCGTGGCGGCAGTGGGCCGAGAGTCAGATCGACGCCCTCGATGAGGCCTCGCTCCCGCCGTTCGGCACCCACGCGAATGCAGTACGAGAGCGCATTCAGAGCCTGCGCCGATACGCCGCGGAAAGCCCCACGCTAGCGGTCATCTCGTCGTTCAAAGTCACACTAGACGCCGCTCGTGACAACCTCGCTGCGATCGCGGAAGGCCTCGATCCTGAAAACCTTGAGGCCCGCATAGTCGCCGGGGGGATGACACTGGCGGATCTTTCCGATGACGACCTTGTCGAACTGCGCGCCGATTCCGCGTTGGCCGCGCGGATCCAGTTGAGCATCCGGTGAGTGACGAACATTGGGCTGGCGTTCCCGACCTGCTCAGCCATCTCGAGGACCTGGAGTTGCCGCTACTCTCCTGGGGCGTCGTCGACGGCTACCTCAGCAAAGACGATGTTCTCCGGGCGATCGACGGGCAGTTGAGCCGCGAGGCCCGGGAACGACCCTCGGCGACCCCGCCCACGGAAGAGGAGTACCTCGACCATCTCATCAACACCGGGTTGCTACACATAGTCCCGGACACTATCCCGAAATACCGGACCCGACTGGCCGAAACGCTCCGACTGCTCCGCAGCCTCCGACAGTTGCTTCCGAGCGACGAGTCTCAAGTCGGGTGGTGGCGCCAAGCAAACGCACTGGTCGCGGACTACCGCCTACACGTGTCCCCACGTTGGTACCCCAAACGGGCGGTCACAACGCAGGAGGTGATCGCCGCCCTCGCGGCCCGAGATGGTTGGACGGCAGAGCAGGCCGGCGTGCTGCGCCGTGTGGTTGGGACCAGAGACCTAGCTCGCTTCCAGGTGCACGCGACCCGATCGATCCTTGAGGCGCTGGCGGACCCCCGTCCCGCCGGCCGGATCGTGACGGCGGGCACCGGCTCGGGCAAGACTCTGGCCTTCTATCTGCCCGCGATGCTCGACATCGCGGCCCGCGCCGAGGAGAGCCGCACGGGTCCGCACACCCTGGCGTTGTACCCGCGTAACGAACTGCTGCGCGACCAAGCGCGGGAGACCCTTCGGGTCGTCGAAAGTGTCGGCCCGCTGAACGGACCAGGGTCGAGGACCGCTCGAATCGGCCTGCTCTACGGAAATACTCCGACCGATGCCAACATCACCGGTGTGAGCACCTCGCGAGCCTGGAAGCGCGAAGGAGACGGATGGATCACGCCTTACTTCCCCTGCCTTGATGACGATTGCGGCAGTTACCTCGTCTGGACTGACTCCGACCGTAGTAACGGAGTTGAGCGACTCTCCTGCCCGAAATGCGGTGCGATGACGACACCCGGGACGGTCGCGCTGACCCGGCAGTCAATCCGAGCGGAACCGCCGGACATCCTCTTCAGTTCCACAGAGATGCTCAGCAAGCAGTCCACCGATGCACGTCTCTCCACCGTTCTTGGCTGGCGCGGGTCGAGTGGAACCCGATTGGTCTTGCTCGACGAAGTGCACACGTATTCTGGCGTCCATGGAGCCCAAGTGGCGCTAATGCTCCGGCGCTGGCGCTATGCAAATCGTCAACCCGGTGCGGTCTCGCCGGTGATGGTCGGGCTTTCCGCGACCCTGCGCGACGCCGGTGACTTCTTCGCGAATCTGACTGGTGTCGACCGAGCCAACGTCGAGGTGATCGCGCCGGCTCTCGTCGATCTGAGGCCAACGAGTCGCGAGTACGGTGTAATCTTGCGCGGCGACCCCCTCTCGGGGGCATCGTTGCTCTCGACGACCATCCAGACCTCGATGCTTCTCGCCCGGGTACTGGACGGAAAACCGGGTCACTTCGGCTCGGTGACGTTCGCATTCACCGACGATCTCGACGTGATCAATCGGCTGCACGACAACCTGCGTGATGCCGAGGGACATGACAGGTTTGGTCTGGCACGTGGACGGGTCCTTGCTGACCTCCGCTCGCCTGCGGCGCCGCACGCGGCTGTCCGCTACAGGGAAGGACAGTCCTGGGATCTCCCTGAGCATCTGGGGCGGATGGACCGCCCGTTGCGGATCGCACGGACGTCGTCGCAGGACGCCGGGGTCGACAACGCGGCGGACGTGATTGTCGCGACCTCATCGCTTGAGGTCGGCTTCAATGATCCCCGCGTTGGCGCCGTCATCCAGCACAAGGCGCCGCGGGACCTGGCCTCGTTCCTCCAACGCCGAGGTCGCGCGGGACGCTACCTGGCGATGCGCCCGATCACGGCGGTCGTGCTCTCCGATTACGGCCGGGATCGAATCGCCTACCAGTCCTATGAGCGTCTCCTCGACCCGGAGATCGGGGCCCGCTCTCTGCCGGTTGGCAACCGTTTTGTGGTGAAGATCCAGGCCACCCACGCGCTACTCGACTGGATTCAGAGGCGGATCAAGGCCGACGCACGCTGGGTGTTCCGGCCCCCGCGCAACGGCAACATCAACGACAAGACACCGCAGGTCGCAACACTCCTTCAGGACCTTCTGGTCAGCGCCGACATTCAGCGCGAACTCGCCACCCATCTGCAGCGGTCACTGATGATCAGCCCCGACGAAGCACAAGCCGCTCTCTGGGAGGAACCTCGATCGTTGCTGCTGTCGGTAGTTCCCACCGCGCTCCGACGGCTCGAGTCCACCTGGATGACGCTCCCAGGCGAGGACGACCCCGGCGCACAAGGCGCGGAACCGCTGCCAGAGTTCATGACAAACACCCTGTTCGACCCGCTGAACACCCCGGACGTCCAGTTCGATCTGCCCTTCGCTGCCCGCGAGGATGCTTCGATGGGCATCGCCCAGGCATTGCGCGAGGCCGTCCCAGGCAGGGTAAGTCGCCGCTTCGGCTACGCCCACGCCAGCCACAGCACTTGGCTCCCAGTTCCGGCCAACGACGAGCTGGCGCTCACCGACGTGGTTGCCAAGGGACATGGATTGGGCGCCTGGACCACGACTGAGGGAGAGGAATACCTCGTCGTTCGGCCTCTGGTGCTCAAGCTCCAGCAGCCGCCGCGCGGCGTTGCACCAAGTTCGTCCGCGTCCCCGGTATGGCGCTCAGCGTTCCACTACTCCGACGAGGCACTGCACGACGTCAATATCCCGACGCCGTCGTTCTGGGCCGAACTGATCGATCGCTGTGCTTTCGCACTTCACATTACGGGCGGCCCGCTGCGGGTTCAGCGGATG from Kribbella flavida DSM 17836 harbors:
- the dpdE gene encoding protein DpdE, whose protein sequence is MTFPASPGIGRVAAIDGGRVRVDFFESAAEPVIGSVWVAANDVRRVPLGEQTRVFFRDRHGRWRAGRIVGGGPDTYFVRVPNLRLDVEIPEDRLRVRWERVPHDPLQVLLSGANETPRFRDAREPVRRLLLAERAATASATGIMSAGVRMHAHQISAALRIIRDPVQRYLLADEVGMGKTIQAGMVMRQVLIDAPGRRIGIIVPDALVAQWQAELRDKFYLDDFPTVDAESPVQVLGHGEPERWSGFDGVDLLVVDEAHLLARTPGPDASPYRELAAVAHAAPRVLMLSATPFSRGAVTHLALLHLLDPQLFRWKDQESFERLLETRHALALAVFGLDEEPDVDNPDLLQLQLDEIREQLPEDETLRSAIQRAMDVYGPPGTPPDTVDEEALRLAVAAVRTHVSETYRLHHRVIRNRRHMVDMQRLDDEGLLTPFEFTGRTRPKVVRLDTDEVQVGAKAMADWVAGCAAAILDDGLDATLYGPVAGLLFSRLGGSVDDLCAVLEHRVSGTTTPGLLSAEEAVHAAAPTLQIEAEVLADLRAVRGADGLDALAAAIAKRSKAPAKAIVFCGRGSLAGDLADRIPVGEGMVKHVHAHLGSQVEAEREQATAAWLADGGVLVVDETGDVGRNFQEADLAFHIRIPGNPNALEQRIGRLDRYGNQRAAQQFVVADDDRDGISTAWLTLLVNGFGIFDASTSAFQEVADKLAGDVWTALLTDGVEALLERSEPIKAALLREKRRINELDALEASFNGQSDGEEMARAIAAYEEDSAGIENAYRKLIEGDEGYRFVGNHKRDGSISFERDYQDKPLLSDRLLARLISVENARTGFFDRWSVTPARRLFRRGNPFIDGLELLLDLDDRGQAVAMWRLDSRWPGDPLAFFGFDFLIEADLEPILTILDGQAQVEPIARRRADAAFPPQHQRVWVPVSTREPVAETRQVGYLNQPFVKGRDVNLNLERIPALHTLVGGEQYLAPIAEECFAVARTHVDRVADVVATSRRAAARVSRETEMLLAQSRARARAAGLVADPAALEAEVAMSRAIQAGVSDPLIRLSGVSCMVASAQSWADYV
- the dpdF gene encoding protein DpdF yields the protein MSRDDIATLQAALNSWPEMPDQAIGAELSDACRRTLDALRGLGTPATGWLDIAALVRQVLLTTQVTYGGDPFLIVPEIAPWPDLDQWNRVRCSAIATVDGRRLIQAEDWSPPASLLDDGVGDDLARLQVRAAYRDADPSYDNAVTADPFWRAAHGYDVYRGEPQRQAARAAVLSDGGSVIVALPTGRGKTAVAWSKALMSSVGVTIVVVPTVVLALDMERRTQDASREREQKGKPALSPLLRYAYVGSLAPDVKRQLREAVRAGTQRLLYTSPEALVSSLAAAVMECARNGLLQQVVIDEAHLVDQWGADFRSEFQTMPGLIRNAYEAAPKAAKPSVLLLSATLAQRPVDVLARLFALGDRPVDLVWGSETRTEPAFFFRNHDDENARTTSVLEAVARLPRPLILYTSTVSDAESWAVRLRAAGLARVGSITGKSGETERRSVMERWRGRTDHRIAAQTSLDVVVGTSAFGLGLDMPNVRTVLHACLPETIDRYYQEIGRAGRDGRPSLAFLCRGPGDLRIAKSLNDVSMIGDDLGWQRWRRLLMSATQAPDSHLRYRVPKSTLPVYLETGYGRSARWNVRTLTLMAQAGIIRLRVPEFTPDPNQSASAQQEARDAFYREVEDLLDFEILDGKLQAQEAWKAALGSVRGEVRAAQGHALQSLLTLATGEECAGRVIARHYAVRHGGGKFHTSPACRGCPVCRREPRRAPGIHPAEPCPSLPAPHRISDPLASSRGDDPFLFIRIDYGDDVGPLLARFAQRGAQAFSISTNLAARLQRDVRTPIIRDDPASVATLIENYSGLVVIMTSLLLEESVRQRIARGQLTYVLGPPDLPDPEKPGNLLRDTRKSITAMSALGRM
- the dpdH gene encoding protein DpdH: MSTQVNFVCWSADTVTATIPTEAATPSDAVLLGTHSPLRITRRGGKGGHAAEELITEHEVLEEFLAAEPNNGVLVATVIGKSGAGKSHLVRWAKANMPEATGRRLIYLQKTETSLKDVVEALLVDQHDPAFDEIRRRVSTLGSGMTVDEMEQRILNEIAEALRVHEAPTPLGKALVGDNGLALFFLDPLFRQHLLREDSFVKRRAKHALRGRDADEPDVPLEFTVDELPLDIGEFANIREAAATTQKIFRRLSSSAQLQVEAVALLNELFDVAVTKAASLGVGDVSQAFKKIRENLVGQEIVLLIEDVALIQGVRRDLLDAVVEVGVVQGEQRYATVRTMMAVTDGYYTDSLPETFKRRAEASSPLYEVDVDLDSSAADEQDLIDFVGRYLNAARVGKDDLEAATPQVPNHCASCRFQAPCHDNFGASSDGYGLYPYNRPAIVQAVRACAERDQARLNFNPRKVLSRAVRDVLNDNVDVIREGLFPLATFLAAEVENVGVQHLPLSVRERIEEQYPNDEAERLTTLLNFWGDGGRKVIPAGILTAFSHEPIPADLFDERQTDEPGADGAGVTRDDGPIPPSVLKQLEAIDNWSTGQTLPQGLANEMRSVLREAILARLTWLDPVIKEPDSASLKKAIPTNARGISIAGASENLQNSNPVLVVPRTARMARMFRGLVMLRAGFPERAGEALPRLDALAESAVVETRKRVIAELAVDDASLIDAAASLLRGAAASGRLPAKAKELDLVNAVLWSEPGHHRPDAGGRAPQWTAAYAIYLAARATVVDRFLAGVGAAQGTGAVHAVDIHRLLPIVRQAMARAEAGGQVVPEWCADADRKLRALERLAPVQLEYWRGLTSRIRRHMPAGTSYGDTVGAVIEAATVGHAHGLVKVNDLAALNARNETAKSWDSGSIGEVEKLLAEAESAPALTLLALAGTEAGAELPAIADFLDSTAAWVDAGLREAEANGGVATDLDAQIDATIATWFGILGDHAKREAGSELPGTPQTSPATQLATQEGSAH